In Leptospira licerasiae serovar Varillal str. VAR 010, the sequence TTAGCGTATTCTCCTAATTTTTGATTGATCTCGGTTTGAAGGCAACTATGTTGTCCGATCCTTTTTCCCACGTATTCCAAGACCGCGGATTTTTTACAGTATTTCAAAACTCCTGCGGAAACCAAATCGTCGTATAAAACAACATCAGCTTTTCTTAATAGTTTTACTGCACGAACTGTGAGAAGATCCGGATTTCCCGGACCTGCACCTACTAGATATACTTTTCCCGCGGAAGAATTCATTATCTTAACCCTGATTCCCCGGAGTTTCGATACCGATATAAACGGTTCCGTCCTCGATATGGACCGGATATGTTTTTACGGAATATTCTTCTCCGCTGATACAAGCGCCGGTCCTAAGCGAGAACGATTTTTTATGCATTGGACATGCGACTTTAGGTTCTCCTTGAGAATCACCTATCATTCCTCTAGAAAGGACCATGTCTCCCGTATGAGGACATTTGTTTTCGCATGCAAACCATTCATTTCTAGAACTGAAATGAAAGATCGCGATTTGTTCTCCGTAAACTTTGGCGCAGACTCCACCGTCATCCGGAAATTCACTAACGGTACTTACGGGTATCCAAACAGGTTCTTTTGCGGTTGTGTTCATTTTTATCTCCTAGTTCGAAACCAATTCTTTTTTAGGCCAATCGACGGGACGTTTTTGTCCTCTTTCTTCGATGAAACGTACCGTAGGGTCTGAATCCTCGCTGTTTACGAAATGTTTATATTTTTTTTGTTTTTCAGGATCATCTACTACATCTTTCCATTCGCAAACATATGTCCCGACAAGATTGTTCATCTCTTCTTCCAGATCTTTGTTGATCCCAAGTCTATCGTTAATGATCACATCTTTCAGATATTCTATCCCGCCTTCTAATTGTTCTAACCAAGCAGATGTTCTTACAAGTTTGTCGGCGGTCCTGATATAGAACATCATGAACCTATCAATGTATTTAACGCAGGTCTCTTCATCCAAGTCTGCTGCGAGAAGGATTGCATGTTTAGGATTCACTCCTCCATTTCCTCCGACATAAAGGTTCCACCCTTTTTCAGTGGCGATGATGCCAAAGTCTTTGCCTCTTGCTTCTGCACATTCTCTGATACAACCTGAGACTGCCGATTTTAGTTTATGAGGAGCACGAATTCCTCTGTATCTTTCTTCGATATGAATTGCAAATGCAGTACTGTCTTGTACTCCGTATCTACACCAAGTGGAACCAACACAACTTTTAACTGTTCGCATTGCTTTACCGTAAGCATGTCCACTTTCGAAACCTTCTTCCACTAAATCTTTCCAGATGTCAGGAAGCTGTTCCATTCTTGCGCCAAGTAGATCTATTCTTTGGCCGCCGGTAATCTTACAGTAAAGATCGTACTTCTTAGCGATCTGACCGATAACGATCAACTTATCCGGAGTGATCTCTCCACCAGGAATACGCGGAACAACGGAGTAAGTTCCACCTCTTTGGATGTTTGCAAGATACTTATCGTTAGTATCTTGTATCTCTCTATGTTTTTGGATCGGTTCGTTGTAAATACTCGCGATGATAGAAGCTACAGCGGGCTTACAAACTTCGCAGCCGTTCCCCATTCCATGAATGCGGATCATTTCTTCGAAGCTGCGGATCCCTTTTACTTTTGCGATCTGGAACAATTCTTGTCTTGAATATTTAAAGTGTTCACAAACATGCTCAGTCACTACTTTGCCTTGTGCACGAAGTTCTTCCTTCAAGATAGAGTTCATCTGAGGAATACAACCACCACAACCTGTTCCGGCCTTAGTACATTCGTTCAAACCTTTTAGGTCGGAACAAGAGCCGGAGCGGATCGCATCTAAAAGATCTCCTTTAGAAACGTTATTACAAGAACAGATCTTTGCATCGTCCGGAAGGGAACCGAATGCGGAGCCTTCTTCTGAAGGAGTTCCGACAATTAAGGATTCAGGCTCAGAAGGAAGTTCTACGTTATTTAAGTAAAGAGTGAGAAGATTAGAATATGCATCCGCATCTCCTACGAGTATTCCTCCTTTGAGTTTTTTACCGTCGGTAGAAAGAACTAATTTTTTATACACACCTGTTCTAGGATTCGTGTAAGCGATTGGAAGATGTTCTGTTTGCCCTAACGCATCTCCGAAAGAAGCGACATCTACTCCGATCAGTTTTAGTTTTGTAGAAAGATCGGAGCCTGCATAAGATTTAGTTTTTTGACCGGGACTGCAAAGATTATAAGCTAGAATCTCCGCCATTTCGTAACCTGGTGCGACAAGTCCATAGATCATTCCTTTATGAAGCGCAACTTCCCCGATTGCGTATACTCCGTAGACGTTCGTTCTTAACTCATCGTCTACGATGATCCCGCCTCTTTGCCCGACCTCTATTCCGGAATTTTTTGCTAGTCCATCTCTGGGCCGGATACCCGCGGAGACAATCAACATCTCCACTTCTAAAACGGAACCATCTACGAATTCTAAGCCTTGAAAGCTAAATTCACCTAATGCCTGTTTGGTTTCTTTATTTAGATGAATACGAACGCCTAAGGATTCAATCTTGGATTTTAGAACGGAAGAAGCCGCCTCATCCAATTGTCTAGGCATCAAGCGCGACGCGAATTCCACTACATGGCTTTCTTTTCCCATGTCTAAAACCGCCTTGGCAGCTTCTAAACCTAACAAACCGCCGCCAAGTACCGCTACTTTGGAAACTTGTTTAGCATAAGACATGATCTTTTCTAAATCTTCGATCGTACGATAAACAAAGACTCCTTGTTTATCCACGCCTTCAAAATTCGGAACGAAAGCGGAAGAGCCGGTAGCAATCACCAATTCATCAAAAGGTAATTCAGTTCCGGCAGAAGTAGTCACCTTTCTGGAAACTGTGTCCACTGAGATGGCAGGCTCTGAAAGTAATAAGCGGATACCGTTGGTTCTGTACCAATCGGAAGGAGAAAGATAAAGAGAATCTGCGGATCTATTCGTAAAATATTCGGAAAGATGAACTCGATCGTAAGCTCTTCTAGGTTCTTCTCCCAAAATAGTTACTTCGAATTTTTCAGTACCACCGTACTCTGCGATTTTTTCGGCGAATCTGTGACCCACCATTCCGTTCCCAAGAATTACTAACTTCCGTTTCATTTTTATCTATCTCCTTTCCCTTTTAAGAGCCGGCTTAAGCCGACTCCAATTCTAAGGATTCGTTTTTTCTATTTTTTTCCCAAACATAAGTATTCATCATGAATAGAAGGAAGGCGGATAACGCAACCACCACGGATAATACTACGAATCCGACTGAGAAGGTTCCTGAGATCGCTTTCAAACTTCCTAATAGATTTGGAACGAAGAATCCTCCCAAACCTCCGAATGCTCCGATAAATCCGGTGATGATCCCGATCTCCTTGCTGAATCTAAGTGGAACGAGTTGGAAAACAGAGCCGTTTCCTAAACCTAAGAAGATCATTAAAGTGATGAAGGTCGGAAGTATGATCTCCACGGAAGGCAACCAAGAAACCGCGATCAGACAGGAAGCAACTCCTGCGAATACCGCTAGTAGAACCGTTACTCCTCCGAATTTGTCGGAAAGATATCCACCGATTGGGCGAACTAAACTAGCGCCCAGGATACAATAAGATGTATATAATCCAGTTGTGACTTTATCCACACCGTATTGATCATGAAAGAAAATAGGAAGGAAGCTTGCTATACCTACGAATCCGCCAAACGTTACGCTATACAGCAAACAGAAGAATAAAGCGTCTCTGGACTTGATCGGCACCAAATATTGTTTTAAAGGTTTTTTAGAAATCGTTCCCGGACAATCTTTTGCAAAGAATAAGAAGAATAGGAAAGCAAAAGCTAAAGGAATGAGAGCGATACCGAAAACGGCATGCCATCCGTAGTTCCTAGCAAGATCAGGAGCAAAGAATGTAGCGATCACTGATCCGCTATTCCCTGCGCCTGCGATACCCATCACCAAGCCTTGGTATTCCTTTGGATACCATCTGCTGGCTAAAGGAAGAGCTACTGCGAAACTTGCTCCCGCAGTTCCTAACAACAATCCAACAAGGATAACTTCGGATAGAGTGTGCGCGAATTTCCAACCTAGTAATAGGGTGAACATCGTGACGCCCATTCCACAAAGACCGACGATCTTAGATCCGTAACGATCGGAAAGTAGTCCTAGGGGAATCCTTAATAATGTTCCTCCTAATAAGGGAACGGAAACCAGCATGCCCTTTTGCGCAGGACCCAGTTTGAATTCCTCTGAAATAAAGACGCCTAAAGCGGCAAGCAGCATCCATACCATGAAGCTGAAGTCAAAGTATAGAAAGGAGCTTACGAGCGATGGAAAATGACCGATGGCTACGAATTCACGAAATTTTTTCATTTAAAGCTCTCCGTTAACGAGCAAAGTGCTCACATACAGCTTGTAGCAAAAGTCATGCCAAGTTGAGAGACATGTTTTTGAAAAATATTATATTATGGAAGAATCATATAAAAATTTAGATTGAGGCCTTCTTCTTCGAATTTATCTGTAAAATTCGACCTTAGCAAATTTAAGAATAAAGAACAGAATTGCTAGAATTTATACATATTCTGTACATCATGCTTAATATAAATACGCTTAATTTGAAATAGTTCATTTTCTATTCTGAAACAATGCGAGTTTACGCGAATCCTTTATAAAATTTATATATTGGCATGAAAATTGCTAATAATGGATTTGTGAATACAGAAAATGGATTTCGAAGTACCTGTTCCTATTGTGGGGTCGGATGCGGTGTATTGATTCAGAAAGAGAGCGAGACCAGTTTTACGATACAAGGAGATCCGGATCATCCTGCAAATAAAGGAATGCTCTGTTCCAAAGGAATGAATTTACATCACACCGTTTTGGATAAAAGCGATAGGCTTTTGCATCCGATGGTAAGGAATCCTAAAACGGGAGAATTACAAAAAACCGATTGGGATTCGGCGTTAGGAGAGATTGCTTCTCGTTTTAAGAATCTGATCAAGGAATACGGGCCTGATTCGGTGGGTTTCTATGTTTCCGGACAATTATTGACGGAAGAGTATTATGTGGTGAACAAACTCACCAAAG encodes:
- the nirD gene encoding nitrite reductase small subunit NirD, whose product is MNTTAKEPVWIPVSTVSEFPDDGGVCAKVYGEQIAIFHFSSRNEWFACENKCPHTGDMVLSRGMIGDSQGEPKVACPMHKKSFSLRTGACISGEEYSVKTYPVHIEDGTVYIGIETPGNQG
- the nirB gene encoding nitrite reductase large subunit NirB — encoded protein: MKRKLVILGNGMVGHRFAEKIAEYGGTEKFEVTILGEEPRRAYDRVHLSEYFTNRSADSLYLSPSDWYRTNGIRLLLSEPAISVDTVSRKVTTSAGTELPFDELVIATGSSAFVPNFEGVDKQGVFVYRTIEDLEKIMSYAKQVSKVAVLGGGLLGLEAAKAVLDMGKESHVVEFASRLMPRQLDEAASSVLKSKIESLGVRIHLNKETKQALGEFSFQGLEFVDGSVLEVEMLIVSAGIRPRDGLAKNSGIEVGQRGGIIVDDELRTNVYGVYAIGEVALHKGMIYGLVAPGYEMAEILAYNLCSPGQKTKSYAGSDLSTKLKLIGVDVASFGDALGQTEHLPIAYTNPRTGVYKKLVLSTDGKKLKGGILVGDADAYSNLLTLYLNNVELPSEPESLIVGTPSEEGSAFGSLPDDAKICSCNNVSKGDLLDAIRSGSCSDLKGLNECTKAGTGCGGCIPQMNSILKEELRAQGKVVTEHVCEHFKYSRQELFQIAKVKGIRSFEEMIRIHGMGNGCEVCKPAVASIIASIYNEPIQKHREIQDTNDKYLANIQRGGTYSVVPRIPGGEITPDKLIVIGQIAKKYDLYCKITGGQRIDLLGARMEQLPDIWKDLVEEGFESGHAYGKAMRTVKSCVGSTWCRYGVQDSTAFAIHIEERYRGIRAPHKLKSAVSGCIRECAEARGKDFGIIATEKGWNLYVGGNGGVNPKHAILLAADLDEETCVKYIDRFMMFYIRTADKLVRTSAWLEQLEGGIEYLKDVIINDRLGINKDLEEEMNNLVGTYVCEWKDVVDDPEKQKKYKHFVNSEDSDPTVRFIEERGQKRPVDWPKKELVSN
- a CDS encoding nitrate/nitrite transporter codes for the protein MKKFREFVAIGHFPSLVSSFLYFDFSFMVWMLLAALGVFISEEFKLGPAQKGMLVSVPLLGGTLLRIPLGLLSDRYGSKIVGLCGMGVTMFTLLLGWKFAHTLSEVILVGLLLGTAGASFAVALPLASRWYPKEYQGLVMGIAGAGNSGSVIATFFAPDLARNYGWHAVFGIALIPLAFAFLFFLFFAKDCPGTISKKPLKQYLVPIKSRDALFFCLLYSVTFGGFVGIASFLPIFFHDQYGVDKVTTGLYTSYCILGASLVRPIGGYLSDKFGGVTVLLAVFAGVASCLIAVSWLPSVEIILPTFITLMIFLGLGNGSVFQLVPLRFSKEIGIITGFIGAFGGLGGFFVPNLLGSLKAISGTFSVGFVVLSVVVALSAFLLFMMNTYVWEKNRKNESLELESA